In the Leptotrichia sp. oral taxon 847 genome, one interval contains:
- a CDS encoding type II secretion system protein: MNENKSSGFTLVEVLLYISIVAILFLAISNNLQKQKQLQEFAIQKRNISGFIRKIQQYAQYNKKIYTLDFKISEKTAYFLDNVKGKKEIIDKLKISDNLSYMTNNSNKNANFLRNTTNEGNFEKGFSIYLLDKKGEKIYYRISTNTINAAKYPIISIYRAKTPIKLNEDYLKASLWEEEI; the protein is encoded by the coding sequence ATGAACGAGAATAAATCAAGTGGATTTACTCTTGTTGAGGTTTTGTTATACATTTCAATTGTAGCTATTTTATTTTTAGCTATTTCAAATAATTTACAAAAACAAAAACAGCTCCAAGAATTTGCAATCCAGAAGCGAAATATAAGTGGATTTATTCGTAAAATTCAGCAATATGCGCAGTATAACAAAAAAATTTATACGTTGGATTTTAAAATATCTGAAAAAACGGCGTATTTTTTGGATAATGTCAAAGGGAAAAAAGAAATAATTGATAAATTAAAAATTTCAGATAATCTGTCTTATATGACAAATAATTCCAATAAAAATGCCAATTTTTTGAGAAATACCACAAATGAAGGCAATTTTGAAAAAGGATTTTCAATTTATCTTTTGGATAAAAAAGGCGAAAAAATATATTACAGAATTTCTACAAATACTATAAATGCTGCAAAATATCCGATTATAAGTATTTATCGTGCAAAAACTCCGATAAAATTGAACGAAGATTATTTAAAAGCGAGTTTGTGGGAAGAGGAAATTTAA
- a CDS encoding ComEC/Rec2 family competence protein produces the protein MTKRDFDKINFKKIEIQKNNSQKNSLFEEYDSKMKKLQEKEKKKIELQKRFQSEKEKFLNFFNKKIGVEEIKNNFKFVILILISAIIFVFYLDFVTFKGNFKGEKILYVKMDGSRGSVLKIDNKYLKNQASIKNTKNFEYGTYLIKFDVKRVTMKNNYTTFDGKIIGWKESKLNIFRKYILNIFDDLFLTEDNLYAFSKAAILGEKSEVSKDMKDKFKYTGLAHLIVISGTHISLVIIGIVKLLDMISLAYRPKYIFALVILTFYCALIGFSPGILRAYIMGAMMILARILFEKEESKKSLLISFVVNVVLNPYSIFDISMQLSYMAVIAIIFVYPPIKKFFEKTIFSKIKNEILRNTIDLMFLSFVIQLTSIPLFLYYFQKLPLFSFLLNIIGVPIGTIVIQILFFIMLVNILKITFLNSILVFITKIIFGAFEGFIYAGSKIPLLQIEVSQKFSILFIFIFYLILFILVFKIIPFFSFDKK, from the coding sequence ATGACAAAAAGGGATTTTGATAAAATTAATTTTAAAAAAATAGAAATTCAAAAAAATAATTCGCAAAAAAATAGTCTTTTTGAAGAATATGACTCCAAAATGAAAAAGTTGCAGGAAAAAGAAAAGAAAAAAATCGAATTACAAAAGAGATTTCAAAGTGAAAAAGAAAAATTTTTAAATTTTTTCAATAAAAAGATCGGAGTTGAAGAAATAAAAAATAATTTTAAATTTGTTATTCTGATTTTAATCAGTGCCATAATTTTTGTTTTTTATCTTGATTTTGTAACGTTTAAAGGTAATTTTAAAGGTGAAAAAATCCTTTATGTGAAAATGGACGGAAGTCGTGGGAGTGTTTTAAAAATAGACAACAAATATTTAAAAAATCAGGCGTCCATAAAAAATACAAAAAATTTTGAATATGGGACTTATTTGATAAAATTTGATGTAAAAAGAGTTACGATGAAAAATAATTATACAACTTTTGATGGAAAAATAATTGGTTGGAAAGAGTCAAAACTAAATATTTTTAGAAAATATATTTTAAATATTTTTGACGATTTATTTTTGACTGAAGATAATCTCTACGCTTTTTCAAAAGCAGCAATTTTAGGAGAAAAATCTGAAGTTTCAAAAGATATGAAAGATAAATTCAAATATACGGGACTTGCGCATTTAATTGTGATTTCTGGAACACATATTTCCCTTGTCATCATTGGAATTGTCAAACTTTTGGACATGATTTCGCTGGCATACCGTCCAAAATATATTTTTGCTCTCGTTATTTTGACATTTTACTGTGCATTGATAGGATTTTCTCCAGGAATTTTAAGAGCTTATATTATGGGTGCAATGATGATTTTGGCCAGAATTTTATTTGAGAAAGAAGAGAGTAAAAAATCACTTTTAATATCGTTTGTTGTAAATGTTGTACTAAATCCTTATTCAATTTTTGATATTTCGATGCAACTTTCTTATATGGCGGTAATTGCTATTATCTTTGTGTATCCACCAATAAAAAAATTTTTTGAAAAAACGATTTTTTCTAAAATAAAAAATGAAATTTTAAGAAATACCATTGATTTGATGTTTTTAAGTTTTGTAATTCAACTTACGAGCATTCCTTTATTTTTATATTATTTTCAAAAATTACCATTATTTTCTTTTTTGTTAAATATAATTGGTGTACCGATTGGAACAATTGTAATTCAAATTTTATTTTTTATAATGCTTGTAAACATATTAAAAATAACATTTTTAAATTCAATTTTAGTATTTATCACAAAAATTATTTTTGGTGCATTTGAAGGGTTTATTTACGCTGGAAGCAAAATTCCGCTACTTCAAATTGAAGTTTCACAAAAATTTTCGATTTTGTTTATCTTTATTTTTTATTTAATTTTATTCATTTTAGTTTTTAAAATTATTCCTTTTTTTTCATTTGACAAAAAATAA